Proteins encoded by one window of Streptococcus suis S735:
- a CDS encoding energy-coupling factor transporter transmembrane component T, translating to MKLDARTKIILVIFTSFTYGMRLTILENAVLVLGLSLLFWFSGKRKMAIMSPIAYSIFCLLSYITFLPAWLTHLLLVLTYTWPPLLAGHLLLMTTSGYELIHGLRKWHLPEVFLLTLGVMFRFLPAIKQDARTICASLKVRGIFLRKRDVVCKPLQYMEFFLVPLMMSLLRTAQELTVASLTKGLAVSTKSPAYIWSSWTVLDWSLCLCCLGFLILVRL from the coding sequence ATGAAATTAGATGCTCGTACAAAAATTATTCTCGTCATCTTCACTAGTTTTACCTATGGGATGAGGCTTACAATATTAGAAAATGCAGTGCTGGTCTTAGGCCTTAGCCTGCTTTTCTGGTTTTCTGGAAAGCGGAAAATGGCTATAATGAGTCCGATAGCCTATTCTATTTTTTGTCTGTTGTCCTATATTACATTTTTACCAGCATGGCTGACGCATTTGTTACTTGTATTGACCTATACATGGCCTCCGCTTTTGGCAGGACATCTATTACTGATGACGACAAGTGGTTACGAACTCATTCATGGCTTGCGGAAATGGCACCTGCCAGAGGTATTTCTTTTGACGTTGGGAGTAATGTTTCGTTTCCTACCTGCCATTAAACAGGATGCTCGTACGATTTGTGCCTCTTTGAAGGTTAGAGGAATTTTTTTACGGAAGAGAGATGTGGTTTGTAAGCCACTCCAGTACATGGAGTTTTTCTTGGTTCCCTTGATGATGTCTCTCTTGCGAACAGCTCAGGAATTGACAGTAGCCAGTCTGACAAAAGGTTTGGCTGTGTCTACGAAATCACCTGCATATATTTGGTCGTCTTGGACCGTGCTAGATTGGAGTCTTTGTTTATGTTGTCTCGGTTTTCTGATTCTCGTCCGGCTGTGA
- a CDS encoding ABC transporter ATP-binding protein/permease has product MAQEQEKISREKKKALLKRLKERIKPKMKLVYLAAFLSWVQFLMRIISFYLIAKGFVSYYEGGQVDLVRFVLILLGLNAFGYGVALIAKRLQGLGSQFARDSLKQSFFEVLLAKDGQFASKATAADVFNIASQGIDSLDTYYSYYMASSLRTQFNCATVLLLVFLIFPLGAVIFILALPLIPISIIAMQKRSKRIMNRYWGSYMDVGNLFLDDLKGLNTLYSYQADATYEKTFNEQAEDFRDATMELLSFQLQAVGYMDAVMYLGIGLSGFVAVNSLAAGNLSLFSMLFFVLIATEFFAPIREQGYGMHLVMMNTKMADRIFGFLDSMTAEQEIDSVHVPAFDSLKLEDLAFAYGEKPVLEDISMTMPAGKVYALAGESGQGKTTLAQLLLGRLRADKGAIYLGEQEISGISKLSLNEQVLYVSGQSTLLNQSIYHNLRMACDWSKEDILAWADQHGVLQFVKNLPDGLDTIVGDDGAFLSPGQRQQVICARAVLAKRSLYIFDEVTSSVDQDNEGLIYDLIDLVAKDAIVIIITHKMKQVEQADDILFLSAEGAVTGNYATLYQTSLAYGQLVDQQRELEEAVYG; this is encoded by the coding sequence ATGGCACAAGAGCAGGAGAAAATCTCCAGAGAAAAGAAAAAAGCCCTCTTGAAGCGGCTCAAAGAACGCATCAAACCCAAGATGAAGCTGGTTTATTTGGCAGCCTTTCTATCATGGGTGCAATTTTTGATGCGGATTATTTCCTTTTATCTGATTGCTAAGGGCTTTGTGAGCTACTATGAGGGTGGTCAGGTTGATCTGGTACGCTTTGTCCTCATCTTGCTGGGGCTCAATGCTTTTGGCTATGGTGTGGCTCTGATTGCCAAGCGTTTGCAGGGGCTGGGCTCCCAGTTTGCACGGGATTCGCTCAAGCAGTCTTTCTTTGAGGTTCTTTTGGCCAAGGATGGTCAGTTTGCGTCCAAAGCGACGGCGGCGGATGTTTTTAACATCGCTTCTCAGGGGATTGATAGCCTGGATACCTACTATTCCTACTACATGGCTTCGTCCTTGCGGACCCAGTTCAACTGTGCGACGGTTCTCTTGCTGGTTTTTCTGATTTTCCCGCTGGGTGCAGTCATTTTCATCTTGGCCTTGCCTCTGATTCCCATTTCCATTATCGCTATGCAGAAGCGGTCCAAGCGGATCATGAATCGCTATTGGGGTTCCTATATGGATGTGGGCAATCTTTTCCTGGATGACCTCAAGGGCCTCAACACCCTCTATTCTTATCAGGCGGATGCCACCTACGAAAAGACCTTCAATGAACAGGCCGAGGACTTCCGCGATGCGACCATGGAGTTGCTCAGCTTTCAGTTGCAAGCGGTGGGCTACATGGATGCGGTCATGTATCTGGGGATTGGCTTGTCTGGTTTTGTGGCGGTCAATAGCCTAGCAGCAGGCAATTTGTCCCTCTTTAGTATGCTCTTCTTTGTCCTCATTGCGACGGAGTTTTTTGCACCCATACGGGAACAGGGCTACGGTATGCACTTGGTGATGATGAATACCAAGATGGCGGATCGCATTTTTGGTTTCTTGGACAGTATGACAGCGGAGCAGGAAATCGATTCTGTCCATGTGCCTGCTTTTGACAGTCTAAAACTAGAAGATTTGGCCTTTGCCTACGGAGAAAAGCCGGTCCTAGAAGATATTTCCATGACCATGCCGGCTGGTAAGGTATATGCTTTGGCCGGCGAGTCAGGGCAGGGGAAAACGACCTTGGCCCAGCTGCTCTTGGGACGCTTGCGGGCGGATAAGGGAGCTATTTACTTGGGTGAGCAGGAGATTTCAGGTATCAGTAAGCTTTCTCTGAATGAGCAGGTCCTCTATGTGTCGGGCCAGTCAACCTTGCTTAACCAGTCTATCTACCATAACTTGCGGATGGCTTGTGACTGGTCCAAGGAGGACATCTTGGCTTGGGCAGATCAGCATGGGGTCTTGCAGTTTGTCAAGAATCTGCCAGACGGTTTGGATACGATTGTGGGTGATGACGGTGCTTTCTTGTCGCCTGGTCAACGCCAGCAGGTTATCTGTGCCCGTGCGGTCTTGGCTAAACGCTCCCTTTATATCTTTGACGAGGTGACGTCCAGCGTCGATCAGGACAATGAAGGCTTGATTTACGACCTCATTGACTTGGTGGCCAAGGATGCGATTGTCATCATCATAACCCATAAGATGAAACAGGTGGAGCAGGCAGATGACATCCTCTTCCTGTCTGCGGAGGGAGCTGTGACAGGCAACTATGCCACGCTTTATCAGACTAGCTTGGCTTACGGTCAACTGGTCGATCAACAAAGAGAATTGGAGGAAGCAGTTTATGGATAA
- the thrC gene encoding threonine synthase, with translation MTLVYQSTRDAKNTVSASQAILQGLATDGGLFTPLSIPTVDLDFSVLKDASYQDVAKLILSAFLDDFTADELDYCINNAYDSKFDTSVIAPVVKLKGQYNLELFRGSTIAFKDMALSILPYLMATATKKHGLENEIVILTATSGDTGKAAMAGFADVPGTQIIVFYPRDGVSKVQELQMTTQTGANTHVVAIDGNFDDAQTNVKHMFNDEALRAKLAAKKLQFSSANSMNIGRLVPQIVYYVYAYAQLVKTGEIAAGDKVNFTVPTGNFGNILAAYYAKQIGLPVGKLICASNDNNVLTDFFATGVYDKNRTFRVTTSPSMDILVSSNLERLIFHLFGNDAAKTAELMEALNTAGQYDIQGADAEILSLFAAAFATEEETAAEIKRVYDESDYIEDPHTAVASAVYKQYVEQTGDQTPTVIASTASPYKFPVVAVEAVTGQSGLSDFEALAKLHEISGVDLPPAVDGLETAPVRHNTVVAAADMQTEVERYLGV, from the coding sequence ATGACATTAGTATATCAATCAACACGCGATGCTAAAAATACTGTATCGGCTAGTCAAGCGATTTTGCAGGGCTTGGCGACCGACGGTGGTTTGTTTACACCGCTTTCTATTCCAACAGTTGACTTGGATTTTTCTGTTTTGAAAGATGCTTCTTATCAAGACGTTGCCAAGCTGATTTTGTCGGCTTTCTTGGATGATTTTACGGCAGATGAGTTGGACTACTGTATCAATAACGCCTACGACAGTAAGTTTGACACGTCAGTTATTGCCCCAGTGGTTAAGCTAAAAGGTCAGTACAACTTGGAGCTCTTCCGTGGCTCAACCATTGCCTTCAAGGATATGGCTCTGTCCATCCTCCCTTACTTGATGGCGACGGCGACTAAAAAGCACGGTTTGGAAAACGAAATTGTCATCCTGACCGCGACTTCAGGCGATACAGGCAAGGCAGCCATGGCTGGTTTTGCGGACGTTCCTGGCACACAAATCATTGTCTTCTATCCGCGTGACGGGGTATCTAAGGTCCAAGAATTGCAGATGACCACGCAGACAGGGGCTAATACCCACGTGGTGGCTATTGACGGTAACTTCGACGATGCCCAGACCAATGTCAAACACATGTTCAACGATGAGGCACTCCGTGCCAAGTTGGCGGCTAAGAAACTCCAGTTTTCATCTGCCAACTCTATGAACATCGGCCGCTTGGTGCCACAGATTGTTTACTATGTCTATGCCTACGCTCAGCTGGTTAAGACTGGTGAGATTGCGGCGGGCGACAAGGTCAACTTCACCGTTCCAACAGGAAACTTTGGAAACATCTTGGCAGCTTATTACGCCAAACAAATCGGTCTGCCAGTTGGCAAGCTCATCTGTGCGTCCAACGACAACAATGTCCTAACCGACTTCTTCGCGACAGGCGTTTACGATAAGAACCGTACCTTCCGCGTGACCACCAGTCCGTCCATGGACATCTTGGTGTCTTCTAACTTGGAGCGCTTGATTTTCCATCTCTTTGGCAATGACGCTGCAAAAACAGCTGAGCTGATGGAAGCCTTGAACACAGCTGGTCAGTATGACATTCAAGGGGCTGACGCGGAAATCCTCTCTCTCTTTGCTGCCGCCTTTGCGACGGAAGAAGAAACCGCTGCGGAAATCAAGCGTGTCTATGACGAGTCAGACTACATTGAAGATCCACATACGGCTGTTGCCTCAGCTGTCTATAAACAGTATGTGGAGCAAACAGGGGACCAAACTCCGACAGTGATTGCTTCTACAGCAAGTCCTTACAAGTTCCCTGTGGTTGCGGTAGAGGCGGTGACAGGCCAGTCAGGTTTGTCTGACTTTGAAGCCCTTGCAAAATTGCATGAGATTTCAGGTGTAGACTTGCCACCAGCTGTGGACGGCTTGGAAACGGCACCCGTCCGCCACAATACCGTCGTTGCAGCTGCCGATATGCAGACTGAAGTAGAACGCTATTTGGGTGTTTAA
- a CDS encoding ABC transporter ATP-binding protein, whose protein sequence is MLSRFSDSRPAVTVKNVALTYSGADKPALQIEDLTIPEGQCVVLCGQSGSGKSSFLKVLNGLTPEYYPAQLSGQIFLGDLDLQKSSLEEISRHIASVFQHPSTQFFHSQVLQELVFPCENQGLSREEIENRLAWVMELFGLASLSQRTISSLSGGQQQRLALAVATMQGTDVLVLDEPTANLDQEGIVIVEDILKTLKSQGKTIIIAEHRLSYLSQLADRYLYFQDGQVVTDYLADEFLSRTEECRQDMGLRCYDSEPYGRAIAELADQFVNDKEGLLVENLSVSQKENTLYEIEKLCLAPGQVVGLVGANGSGKTSLARYLVGLAEDKKSRISWQGQTLSSRQRLEKTAFVMQDVRLQLFAESVERELTLGRKNRAVDEHLVARFGLSDLLERHPVSLSGGEQQRVMIVASLLADKEIFIFDEPTSGLDLRRMQQVASALVDLKMKNKLVLLISHDEELLNLVCDKIVDIKQLK, encoded by the coding sequence ATGTTGTCTCGGTTTTCTGATTCTCGTCCGGCTGTGACGGTAAAAAATGTAGCATTAACTTATTCAGGAGCAGATAAACCAGCCTTGCAGATAGAGGATCTGACCATTCCAGAAGGACAGTGTGTTGTTTTATGTGGGCAGAGTGGTTCTGGGAAGTCTAGTTTTCTCAAGGTATTAAATGGTTTGACGCCAGAATATTATCCTGCTCAGCTTTCGGGACAAATTTTCTTAGGGGACTTGGATTTACAAAAATCTAGTCTGGAAGAAATATCTCGGCACATTGCTTCAGTCTTTCAGCATCCGTCTACTCAATTTTTTCATAGTCAGGTCTTGCAGGAATTGGTTTTCCCTTGTGAAAATCAGGGTTTGTCAAGAGAAGAAATCGAGAATCGCCTGGCTTGGGTTATGGAATTATTTGGTTTGGCTTCTCTTAGCCAGCGAACGATTTCCAGTCTATCAGGTGGTCAGCAACAACGTCTAGCCTTGGCCGTTGCAACTATGCAAGGGACAGATGTCTTGGTTTTAGATGAGCCGACTGCCAACCTAGATCAGGAAGGGATTGTGATTGTAGAGGACATCTTGAAAACTTTAAAAAGCCAAGGCAAGACCATTATTATTGCCGAGCATAGACTGTCTTATCTCAGTCAATTGGCAGATCGCTATTTATATTTTCAAGATGGGCAAGTGGTGACGGATTATCTAGCAGATGAGTTTTTAAGTCGGACAGAAGAATGCCGTCAGGATATGGGACTGCGTTGTTATGACTCGGAGCCTTATGGGCGGGCAATAGCGGAGCTGGCAGACCAGTTTGTTAATGATAAAGAGGGGTTACTTGTTGAAAATTTATCGGTAAGTCAGAAAGAGAATACTCTCTACGAGATTGAAAAACTCTGCTTGGCACCAGGACAGGTGGTGGGTTTGGTTGGAGCGAATGGTTCTGGAAAAACAAGCCTTGCTCGTTATCTGGTCGGTTTAGCGGAAGATAAGAAGAGTAGGATTTCTTGGCAAGGTCAAACCTTATCTAGTCGCCAGAGATTGGAAAAAACAGCCTTTGTTATGCAGGATGTTCGACTCCAACTATTTGCGGAAAGTGTTGAGCGAGAACTTACTCTTGGAAGGAAAAATAGAGCTGTCGATGAACATTTGGTGGCTCGTTTTGGTCTATCGGATTTGTTGGAGAGACATCCGGTCAGTTTATCGGGTGGTGAACAACAGCGCGTGATGATAGTAGCTAGCTTACTGGCAGATAAGGAAATTTTCATTTTTGATGAACCGACGAGCGGCTTGGATTTGAGACGAATGCAACAAGTTGCTTCCGCTTTAGTAGACTTAAAAATGAAGAATAAGTTGGTTTTGTTAATTTCTCACGATGAAGAGCTATTGAATCTGGTTTGTGATAAAATAGTAGATATTAAACAGTTGAAATAG
- a CDS encoding amino acid ABC transporter ATP-binding/permease protein translates to MDKKEMPTRVLIPRLLQSMKHLLPRIAVAVCFAVLGQVVTIAIPVMLVYLAFNALTGNPAPLWTLGILILLALLRGAFRYGEHYFGHYVAFHTLAAYRRLIFAKLRALAPGKLDRQDSGSLLKMIGEDIEALEVFFAHTIAPICTGILVALGLTVYFGLSSWGLAFLALVTYALLAIAIPNQFAQQLQPLLKEQNASRKGYVSYFIESLKSMKDLMQFQQTDARFANLTQKSQEVNGQERRVAQTNFMQYAVSFLVVGLSIMGFAWLTFDLVGSQSLDLATGVALLVSFISSFAPFLELSRLPLGFKRAMNAGRNIYALLDEKEAERTGELVEVSVTDIAIEQLDFDYDVRETGLYRNLSVQFEQGGIIGLVGESGAGKSTLMKLIMRWYDWQQGQIRLSGLDSRQVDKAHLQGAFAYVPQVPQIFRQTIRENLVLGRTDISDETIMDLAEKCHMKERILAAPQGLDTLVEASDFSAGEGQRLELMRALLKNADCYIFDEPTSNLDSLNEARFIQLVKEHCQGMVFLISHRSSTMACADTIFRLEDGQLVKEK, encoded by the coding sequence ATGGATAAGAAAGAAATGCCAACACGAGTGCTGATTCCGAGACTCTTGCAGTCCATGAAGCACCTCTTGCCACGGATTGCGGTTGCGGTTTGCTTTGCGGTCTTGGGACAGGTGGTGACCATTGCTATTCCAGTTATGCTGGTCTATCTGGCTTTCAATGCCCTTACTGGCAATCCTGCTCCGCTATGGACCTTGGGAATCCTCATTCTCCTAGCTCTTTTACGTGGTGCCTTCCGCTATGGTGAGCATTACTTTGGTCATTATGTGGCCTTTCATACGCTGGCGGCTTACCGTCGCTTGATTTTCGCAAAATTGCGGGCCTTGGCTCCTGGGAAATTGGACCGGCAGGACAGCGGTAGCCTGCTTAAGATGATTGGGGAGGATATTGAGGCCTTGGAGGTTTTCTTTGCCCATACCATTGCCCCGATTTGTACAGGGATTTTGGTGGCTCTTGGTTTGACGGTCTATTTTGGTCTATCTAGTTGGGGTTTGGCTTTTCTGGCTCTGGTGACCTATGCTCTTTTAGCGATTGCTATTCCAAATCAGTTTGCTCAGCAGTTACAACCCTTGCTCAAGGAGCAAAATGCTAGCCGTAAGGGCTATGTGTCCTACTTTATTGAAAGTCTTAAGAGCATGAAGGATCTCATGCAGTTCCAGCAGACAGATGCTCGCTTCGCCAATCTGACTCAGAAAAGCCAAGAGGTCAATGGTCAGGAGAGAAGGGTCGCCCAGACCAACTTCATGCAGTATGCCGTCTCCTTCTTGGTGGTCGGCTTGTCTATCATGGGCTTTGCCTGGCTGACCTTCGACTTGGTGGGTAGTCAGAGTTTGGACTTAGCAACAGGAGTAGCCCTGCTGGTTTCTTTCATTAGCTCCTTTGCTCCCTTCTTGGAACTCAGCCGTCTGCCTCTTGGTTTCAAGCGGGCTATGAATGCTGGTCGCAACATCTATGCTCTTTTGGATGAAAAAGAAGCAGAGCGAACAGGTGAGCTTGTTGAGGTCAGCGTGACAGACATTGCTATTGAGCAACTGGACTTCGACTATGATGTCCGAGAAACAGGCCTTTATCGTAACCTGTCTGTCCAGTTTGAACAGGGAGGCATCATTGGTCTGGTTGGTGAGTCTGGTGCAGGAAAATCCACCTTGATGAAACTAATTATGCGGTGGTATGATTGGCAGCAAGGCCAAATCCGCCTGTCTGGCTTGGATAGTCGGCAGGTAGATAAGGCTCATTTGCAGGGGGCTTTTGCCTATGTACCACAGGTGCCACAAATCTTCCGCCAGACCATTCGGGAAAATCTTGTCTTGGGTCGTACGGATATATCGGATGAAACCATCATGGACTTGGCAGAAAAATGCCATATGAAAGAACGGATTTTGGCAGCACCGCAGGGCTTGGATACGCTTGTGGAGGCCAGTGATTTTTCAGCAGGAGAGGGGCAACGCTTGGAACTCATGCGGGCCCTGCTCAAAAATGCGGATTGCTATATCTTTGATGAGCCAACTAGTAACCTAGATTCGCTCAATGAAGCCCGCTTTATCCAACTGGTTAAGGAACACTGCCAGGGCATGGTCTTCTTGATTTCTCATAGAAGCTCGACCATGGCTTGTGCGGATACCATTTTCCGCTTGGAAGACGGACAATTAGTAAAGGAAAAATAA
- the adhE gene encoding bifunctional acetaldehyde-CoA/alcohol dehydrogenase, producing MADKKVVSPEEKLVEARKHVDELVQKGLVALDEFRKLGQEEVDYIVAKASVAALDKHGELAMHAFEETKRGVFEDKATKNLFACEHVVNNMRHTKTVGVIEEDDVTGLTLIAEPVGVVCGITPTTNPTSTAIFKSLIALKTRNPIVFAFHPSAQESSAHAARVVYEAAVAAGAPENCIQWVTKPSMEATSELMKHDGIATILATGGNAMVRAAYSCGKPALGVGAGNVPAYVEKSANIRQAAHDIVMSKSFDNGMVCASEQAVIIDKEVYDEFVAEFKSYKTYFVNKKEKALLEEYCFGVKANSKNCAEGKLNADIVGRPAAWIAEQAGFSVPEGTNILAAEVAEIGEKEPLTREKLSPVIAVLKVEGRAEGLEAARQMVEFHGLGHSAAIHTEDAELAKEFGTIVRAIRVIWNSPSTFGGIGDVYNAFLPSLTLGCGSYGRNSISDNVSAMNLLNIKKVGRRRNNMQWFKVPSKTYFERDSIQYLQKCRDVERVMIVTDRAMVELGFLDRIIEQLDLRRNKVVYQIFSDVEPDPDITTVYKGTELMRTFKPDTIIALGGGSPMDAAKVMWLFYEQPTVDFHDLVQKFMDIRKRAFKFPELGKKSKFIAIPTTSGTGSEVTPFAVISDKANNRKYPIADYSLTPTVAIVDPALVLTVPVHVTADTGMDVLTHATEAYVSTVANDFTDGLALQAIKLVFENLESSVKNADFVSREKMHNASTMAGMAFANAFLGISHSMAHKIGGRFHTVHGRTNAILLPYVIRYNGTRPAKTATWPKYNYYKADEKYQDIARLLGLPCSTPEEAVAAYAQAVYDLGERIGIQMNLKAQGIDEKELKEHSRELALLAYEDQCTPANPRLAMVDHMQEIIEDAYYGYKERPGRIK from the coding sequence ATGGCTGATAAAAAAGTAGTATCACCAGAAGAAAAGTTGGTAGAAGCGCGCAAGCACGTCGATGAGCTTGTTCAAAAAGGTTTGGTTGCTCTTGATGAGTTCCGTAAACTTGGTCAAGAAGAAGTAGACTATATTGTAGCGAAAGCTTCGGTTGCGGCCCTTGATAAACATGGCGAATTGGCAATGCACGCCTTTGAAGAAACCAAACGTGGTGTATTCGAAGACAAGGCTACTAAGAACTTGTTTGCCTGTGAGCACGTTGTCAATAACATGCGCCATACAAAAACAGTTGGTGTCATCGAGGAAGATGATGTAACAGGTTTGACTTTGATTGCTGAGCCGGTCGGTGTTGTTTGTGGTATCACACCAACAACAAACCCAACTTCTACAGCAATCTTTAAATCATTGATTGCCTTGAAGACACGTAATCCAATTGTCTTTGCCTTCCACCCATCTGCGCAAGAATCTTCTGCTCATGCAGCTCGTGTTGTCTATGAAGCAGCTGTGGCAGCTGGTGCCCCTGAAAACTGTATCCAGTGGGTAACAAAACCATCTATGGAAGCAACGTCTGAGTTGATGAAACATGATGGTATTGCAACAATCCTTGCAACTGGTGGTAACGCAATGGTGCGTGCAGCTTACTCTTGTGGTAAACCTGCCCTTGGTGTAGGTGCAGGTAACGTTCCAGCCTATGTTGAAAAATCAGCAAACATCCGTCAGGCAGCACATGACATCGTTATGTCTAAGTCATTTGACAACGGTATGGTCTGTGCGTCAGAACAAGCGGTTATCATTGATAAAGAAGTTTACGATGAGTTTGTAGCAGAATTCAAATCTTACAAAACTTACTTCGTTAATAAGAAAGAAAAAGCTCTTCTTGAAGAATACTGCTTCGGTGTGAAAGCTAACAGCAAAAACTGTGCTGAAGGTAAATTGAACGCAGACATCGTTGGTCGCCCAGCTGCATGGATCGCTGAGCAGGCCGGCTTCTCAGTACCAGAAGGTACAAACATCTTGGCAGCTGAGGTTGCTGAAATCGGTGAGAAAGAACCATTGACTCGTGAGAAATTGTCACCTGTTATTGCCGTCTTGAAAGTTGAAGGTCGTGCAGAAGGTCTTGAAGCAGCTCGCCAAATGGTTGAATTCCACGGTCTCGGTCACTCTGCAGCTATTCATACGGAAGACGCAGAATTGGCGAAAGAGTTTGGTACAATCGTACGTGCTATCCGTGTTATTTGGAACTCTCCATCTACTTTCGGTGGTATCGGTGATGTTTACAACGCATTCTTGCCATCATTGACACTTGGTTGTGGTTCTTACGGACGCAACTCAATCAGTGATAACGTAAGTGCTATGAACTTGCTCAACATCAAGAAAGTAGGAAGACGTAGAAATAATATGCAATGGTTTAAAGTTCCTTCTAAAACATACTTCGAACGTGACTCTATCCAATATCTCCAAAAATGCCGTGACGTTGAACGTGTCATGATCGTTACAGACCGTGCCATGGTAGAACTTGGATTCCTAGATCGTATCATCGAACAATTGGACCTTCGTCGTAATAAAGTTGTTTATCAAATCTTCTCAGACGTTGAGCCAGATCCAGACATCACAACGGTTTATAAAGGTACAGAATTGATGCGTACCTTCAAACCAGATACAATCATCGCACTCGGTGGTGGTTCACCAATGGATGCTGCCAAAGTTATGTGGCTCTTCTACGAACAACCAACAGTTGATTTCCATGACCTAGTTCAAAAATTCATGGATATCCGTAAACGTGCCTTCAAGTTCCCAGAACTTGGTAAGAAATCTAAGTTTATCGCGATTCCAACTACCTCAGGTACAGGTTCAGAAGTAACACCGTTCGCCGTAATCTCTGATAAAGCAAACAACCGTAAATACCCAATCGCTGACTACTCATTGACACCAACTGTGGCAATCGTTGACCCAGCACTCGTATTGACAGTACCTGTACACGTTACAGCAGATACTGGTATGGACGTATTGACTCACGCTACAGAAGCATACGTTTCAACAGTAGCTAACGACTTTACAGATGGTTTAGCACTTCAAGCTATCAAACTAGTATTTGAAAACCTTGAAAGCTCAGTGAAGAATGCTGACTTTGTATCACGTGAGAAAATGCACAACGCATCAACTATGGCAGGTATGGCCTTCGCCAACGCATTCCTAGGTATTTCTCACTCAATGGCTCATAAGATTGGTGGACGTTTCCATACCGTTCACGGTCGTACAAACGCTATCTTGCTTCCATACGTTATCCGCTACAACGGTACTCGTCCTGCCAAGACAGCTACATGGCCTAAGTACAACTACTATAAAGCAGATGAAAAATACCAAGACATCGCACGTCTTCTAGGCTTGCCATGCTCAACACCAGAAGAAGCTGTTGCAGCATACGCACAAGCAGTTTACGACCTCGGTGAACGCATCGGTATCCAAATGAATTTGAAAGCACAAGGTATCGACGAGAAAGAACTCAAAGAACACTCTCGCGAATTGGCTCTTCTTGCCTACGAAGATCAATGTACCCCAGCTAACCCACGTCTAGCAATGGTTGACCACATGCAAGAAATCATCGAGGATGCCTACTACGGTTACAAAGAACGTCCAGGTCGCATCAAGTAA
- a CDS encoding MptD family putative ECF transporter S component: MKKLQVKDLMVTGAFAALYFVCVGLGTLLSLVFDRSGNMMYAPAGAALLAGPVYMLLVAKVGKFGSISLVGAVMACFFFLSGYMTAAFLPSLTFGFLAEMVAKSGHYKQKWTNLFSYIIFSFGNLGPIILMWFMRDAYEANLLARGKSAEYIARVMLDFTPENVLWLSTTIILTALISGLFGQYMLQRYFKQSGYLS; this comes from the coding sequence ATGAAGAAATTACAAGTAAAAGATCTGATGGTAACAGGGGCTTTTGCTGCCCTCTACTTTGTTTGTGTTGGTCTAGGAACCTTGTTGAGCTTGGTTTTTGATCGTTCGGGTAATATGATGTATGCACCTGCGGGAGCAGCCCTTTTGGCAGGACCTGTTTATATGTTATTGGTAGCCAAGGTTGGTAAATTTGGTTCAATTAGTCTGGTTGGAGCAGTAATGGCCTGTTTCTTTTTCCTATCAGGCTATATGACAGCGGCCTTTCTCCCAAGTTTGACCTTTGGTTTTTTGGCAGAAATGGTAGCGAAGTCAGGTCACTATAAACAAAAATGGACCAATCTTTTTAGCTATATCATTTTCTCTTTTGGAAACTTAGGACCTATTATTCTTATGTGGTTCATGCGAGATGCCTATGAGGCCAATCTTTTGGCACGTGGAAAATCAGCAGAATACATCGCTCGTGTCATGCTTGATTTCACTCCAGAGAATGTGCTATGGTTGTCAACGACCATTATCTTAACAGCTCTTATCAGTGGTTTGTTTGGTCAATATATGCTTCAGCGCTATTTTAAACAATCAGGTTATCTTTCATGA